The Streptococcus sp. S5 genome contains a region encoding:
- a CDS encoding HutD/Ves family protein, with translation MVTLLHLTPADYQISTWSGGQTTQLFLSPEGGSYPDRTFDFRLSTATVEVEKSNFTDLTGYHRILMPLNASIRLNHQQKEVVLNPFQSYFFDGGDPVSSQGTCQDFNLIYKPSYQGHMSAISPKESVKSQSRYQLIYALCPLTLEWGNNHSQTLQTHELLVIEQASPLQEMTITFLPHQSGEQPIAIWTGLQ, from the coding sequence ATGGTGACTCTCCTTCATCTTACCCCCGCAGATTATCAAATTTCTACCTGGTCCGGTGGCCAAACCACCCAACTCTTTCTCTCCCCAGAGGGAGGAAGCTATCCAGATCGGACCTTTGACTTCCGCCTCTCTACTGCAACGGTAGAGGTTGAAAAAAGTAACTTTACCGATCTCACGGGCTACCACCGAATCTTGATGCCCTTGAATGCCTCCATTCGACTCAACCATCAACAGAAAGAAGTGGTTTTGAACCCCTTTCAAAGCTACTTCTTTGATGGGGGAGATCCTGTATCTAGCCAAGGGACTTGTCAAGACTTTAATTTGATTTACAAACCTTCTTATCAGGGGCATATGAGTGCTATATCCCCAAAAGAGAGTGTCAAAAGTCAGAGTCGCTATCAATTGATCTACGCTCTCTGTCCACTAACACTCGAATGGGGAAACAATCATTCTCAAACTCTCCAAACTCACGAGCTCCTGGTGATCGAACAAGCATCTCCTCTTCAAGAGATGACAATCACGTTTTTACCCCATCAGTCTGGGGAGCAACCGATTGCTATCTGGACTGGACTACAATAA
- a CDS encoding cyclodeaminase/cyclohydrolase family protein, with amino-acid sequence MKLVDLSITEFAKVLGSDAPAPGGGSAAALSAANGISLTKMVCELTIGKKKYAEFEDHIKGVHEKSAQLQDQLLEAIDKDTEAFNVVSAVFDLPKETEEEKAARREAMQKALKHATVSPFSMMELIVEALETTKEAVGKSNTNAASDLGVAALNLKAGLQGAWLNVLINISGIKDQDFVQEYHSKGLELLQTGSDLADNIYQTILESLS; translated from the coding sequence ATGAAACTAGTTGACTTAAGTATTACGGAGTTTGCCAAAGTTCTTGGTTCAGATGCTCCAGCTCCAGGTGGTGGTTCTGCTGCTGCTCTATCTGCTGCGAATGGGATTTCCCTTACAAAAATGGTCTGTGAACTGACCATTGGAAAGAAAAAATACGCAGAATTTGAAGACCACATCAAAGGGGTTCATGAAAAAAGCGCTCAACTCCAAGACCAATTACTAGAAGCCATCGATAAAGATACAGAAGCTTTCAACGTCGTATCAGCTGTCTTTGATCTTCCAAAAGAAACGGAAGAAGAGAAAGCCGCTCGTCGTGAAGCCATGCAAAAAGCTTTGAAACACGCGACAGTATCTCCTTTCTCTATGATGGAGCTCATCGTTGAGGCTCTTGAAACCACCAAAGAAGCTGTTGGCAAGTCCAACACCAATGCGGCTAGTGACCTAGGGGTAGCTGCTCTGAATCTTAAAGCTGGCCTTCAAGGTGCTTGGCTCAATGTCTTGATCAACATTTCAGGAATCAAGGACCAAGACTTCGTCCAAGAATACCATAGCAAGGGACTCGAACTCCTCCAAACCGGTTCTGATCTTGCAGATAACATTTACCAAACCATTTTAGAAAGTCTATCTTAA
- the hutG gene encoding formimidoylglutamase — protein MLTNYYPMTYSYYQGSIEDNPYTAKWGMVTKFLDLNDETLTPFEGMTFGIIGFKSDKGVYINNGRVGAVEGPTAIRSQIAKLPWHWGTNVTVYDVGNIDGPNHSLEELQESLSQAIQRMYQLGIQPIVLGGGHGTAYGHYLGIQSSLEKDEQLAVINLDAHFDLRPYDQTGPNSGTGFRQMADHAKEKGQDFPYLILGIQEHNNNLFLFNYVAKTPSIDFLTGQDLFQMSHQAILDRIDQFLENQTAIYLSIDMDCFAVGSAPGVSAIQSLGVDPKLALLLLQHIAASGKLIGFDVVEVSPPHDIDNHTSNLAATFIFYLTQILAQQKLN, from the coding sequence TTGCTCACAAACTACTATCCAATGACCTACAGCTACTACCAAGGTAGCATCGAGGACAATCCCTACACTGCCAAATGGGGAATGGTCACCAAATTTTTAGACCTGAACGACGAGACCCTCACTCCATTTGAGGGGATGACCTTTGGGATCATCGGCTTTAAGAGCGACAAAGGAGTCTATATCAACAACGGGCGTGTAGGAGCGGTTGAGGGTCCTACAGCCATCCGTTCTCAAATCGCTAAACTTCCATGGCACTGGGGAACCAATGTCACAGTGTATGATGTGGGAAATATTGACGGGCCCAACCATTCACTAGAAGAACTCCAAGAAAGTCTCTCACAAGCGATCCAGCGCATGTACCAATTAGGGATCCAACCTATTGTCCTAGGAGGCGGTCACGGAACTGCTTACGGCCACTATCTAGGGATTCAATCCAGTTTAGAAAAAGATGAACAACTGGCTGTGATCAATCTGGATGCCCACTTTGATTTGCGTCCTTACGACCAAACCGGGCCCAACTCTGGAACAGGTTTTCGTCAAATGGCTGATCATGCGAAAGAAAAAGGGCAGGACTTCCCTTACCTCATCCTTGGGATCCAAGAGCACAATAATAACCTCTTCCTCTTTAATTACGTTGCTAAAACACCAAGTATTGATTTTTTAACTGGCCAAGACCTCTTCCAGATGAGCCACCAAGCCATTCTGGATCGAATCGATCAATTTTTAGAAAACCAAACCGCGATCTATCTGTCTATTGATATGGATTGCTTTGCAGTCGGCTCTGCTCCCGGTGTTAGTGCCATCCAATCACTTGGTGTCGATCCTAAACTGGCCCTCCTGCTTCTCCAACACATTGCTGCCAGTGGCAAACTAATCGGATTTGATGTCGTGGAAGTTTCTCCTCCTCATGACATAGACAACCATACTTCAAACCTTGCTGCGACCTTTATCTTTTACTTGACCCAAATATTGGCGCAACAAAAACTGAACTAA
- a CDS encoding AAA family ATPase encodes MKKDLTLKLFGPPKVVFNQKDIRFSFSKMEALLYYLAVMGQVNRDEIAGILWGDKENQVARKNLRNTVYQANKIFEEDIIVSPSRSSLALNPELSLSLDVQLFERDPLSSLDLYRGDFLEGFYVKDDEDFDQWASRKRDAYRKLYVESCYQKIEKVGFGDPGIELLLHHLVELDEFEEKNYQLLMEYYSFHHQLGKFFETYYKLVDLLDRELSVRPSRAIEELYHSVLEAKRTHKLTNRLNIRELSFFGRKQELSQLEEYLSLVETGEAVGPFLVMGQSGTGKKRLLRQLVLMSNRSFNFIKVEGRATSQRYEESSWNDLRQALEKLGDEMGISLLEEEDDLISVWNQLQGLSKEKPLLILLENAQWIDAVSLEKVKQLEERRNQEKWQLIFTAEEPLPASFVNFLGSLKVEKRLSQLELTNFDPSESRALLKGELGAIEPAVMEQMIEWSEGSPFLLSSYIEEWKENENLEPLPDIIQAYLSQELGDMSSEEEALLHYLSCFHKPISLSILAELTATELPVLTELIEPLSERAIVSIVEEGEALLVQFCKQLVAMYFYHLLSPARRRLFHQQIAQKLEESLEDSTDLLLYKEIAYQYKRSQNLLRSLSFELTYLEEILQLEHELFPIYSKADEGLLSDGSNSHLDIFGELSRIHQELDNLFSRHQRDREYKHLQLRYLYLEGRYFIRSGEYQKGIHDIQKVISYARELKQSDFLLEGYRQIIYYCIQTENISEMAYYTDLALEDAIQANNHEVIAIQLRLKGLYHLMVGDEEQATRHLYRSIDCFSLTNSMQAKYAIQIAASLAYLAEIEQVRGHFQVAVTHLEEVLRLVGDQAVDSVRVVFDIDLGIAYYWKGDLIQARRCFDRAQKILFSVRFPWKEELLEFYQSLIACQQGDQEKVADYLARKERTMNPSANSRDKGMVHYLLAFLSDQKEKGEELDPALSTFLKEDKNYYKKVAEQHLNPYRDRQFLKKLKDL; translated from the coding sequence ATGAAGAAAGATCTCACGTTAAAGTTATTTGGACCCCCTAAGGTTGTTTTCAATCAGAAAGATATTCGGTTTTCTTTTTCGAAGATGGAGGCCTTGCTTTATTATTTAGCGGTCATGGGCCAAGTCAACCGTGATGAAATAGCCGGTATCCTTTGGGGAGATAAGGAAAACCAAGTAGCTCGCAAAAACTTACGGAATACGGTTTACCAAGCCAATAAAATCTTTGAAGAAGATATCATTGTCTCACCAAGCCGAAGTAGTTTGGCTCTTAATCCTGAGTTGAGTCTTTCTTTGGATGTTCAGCTCTTTGAAAGAGATCCACTAAGTTCCTTGGATCTTTATCGGGGAGACTTTCTAGAGGGCTTCTATGTCAAGGATGATGAAGACTTTGATCAGTGGGCTTCTCGCAAACGAGATGCTTATAGGAAGCTCTATGTCGAAAGCTGCTATCAAAAAATTGAAAAGGTCGGTTTCGGAGATCCTGGTATAGAACTCTTGCTCCATCATTTGGTAGAACTGGATGAATTTGAAGAGAAAAACTACCAACTCTTGATGGAGTATTATAGCTTCCATCATCAGCTAGGAAAATTTTTCGAGACCTATTATAAGCTAGTCGATTTATTGGATCGCGAGCTCAGTGTGCGTCCCAGTCGAGCGATTGAGGAACTTTATCACTCCGTTTTGGAAGCCAAACGAACTCATAAACTGACCAATCGCTTGAATATTCGTGAACTTTCTTTCTTTGGTCGGAAACAAGAACTCTCGCAACTCGAGGAATACCTTTCCTTAGTCGAGACAGGTGAAGCGGTAGGTCCTTTTCTCGTGATGGGGCAATCTGGAACAGGTAAGAAACGTCTGTTGCGACAGTTGGTCTTGATGTCCAATCGCAGTTTTAATTTTATTAAGGTAGAAGGAAGAGCTACTAGTCAACGCTACGAAGAAAGCAGCTGGAATGATCTCAGACAAGCGCTAGAGAAACTGGGGGATGAGATGGGGATTTCCCTTCTGGAAGAGGAGGATGATCTCATTTCTGTATGGAATCAGCTTCAAGGCCTTAGCAAAGAAAAACCGCTCCTGATTCTGCTTGAAAACGCCCAGTGGATCGATGCAGTGTCTCTAGAAAAAGTGAAACAACTAGAGGAGAGAAGAAACCAGGAGAAATGGCAACTGATTTTTACAGCGGAAGAGCCTCTGCCAGCTTCCTTTGTCAACTTCTTGGGAAGCTTGAAGGTAGAGAAACGGTTGTCTCAACTAGAGTTGACCAATTTTGATCCAAGTGAAAGTCGTGCTCTCTTGAAAGGGGAACTGGGAGCAATAGAGCCTGCAGTGATGGAGCAGATGATCGAATGGAGTGAAGGCAGTCCATTCTTACTGTCCAGCTATATCGAAGAGTGGAAAGAAAATGAAAATTTAGAACCCTTGCCTGATATCATTCAAGCCTATCTTTCTCAGGAACTTGGGGATATGAGCAGTGAGGAAGAGGCTCTTCTACACTACCTATCTTGTTTTCATAAGCCAATTTCTCTGTCTATCTTGGCAGAATTGACGGCTACAGAGCTTCCTGTTTTGACAGAATTAATCGAGCCTTTATCTGAAAGAGCGATCGTCTCAATCGTAGAAGAAGGCGAGGCTCTCTTGGTTCAATTTTGCAAGCAATTGGTAGCCATGTACTTTTACCATCTTCTTTCGCCAGCTAGACGGCGGCTCTTCCACCAACAAATTGCGCAAAAATTGGAAGAAAGCTTAGAAGATTCGACGGACCTTCTTCTTTATAAGGAAATTGCCTACCAATATAAGCGATCGCAAAATCTTTTGCGTTCCTTATCGTTTGAGTTGACCTATTTAGAAGAAATCCTTCAGCTGGAACATGAACTGTTTCCGATTTATTCCAAGGCAGATGAGGGGCTCCTATCAGATGGTTCAAATAGTCATTTGGACATTTTTGGAGAGCTATCCCGCATACACCAAGAATTAGATAACCTCTTTTCAAGGCACCAAAGAGATAGAGAATACAAGCATTTACAACTTCGTTACTTGTACCTAGAAGGTCGCTATTTTATTCGAAGTGGGGAGTATCAAAAGGGGATTCATGATATCCAAAAAGTCATCTCCTATGCGCGGGAACTCAAGCAATCCGACTTCCTCTTAGAGGGTTATCGGCAAATCATTTATTATTGCATTCAAACGGAAAATATCTCTGAGATGGCCTATTATACAGATTTGGCTTTGGAAGATGCCATCCAAGCTAATAATCATGAGGTCATCGCGATCCAGTTGCGTTTGAAGGGCTTGTATCACCTGATGGTTGGGGATGAGGAGCAGGCGACCCGGCATCTGTATCGCTCCATTGATTGCTTTAGTTTGACCAATAGCATGCAGGCCAAGTATGCCATTCAAATTGCGGCTTCTTTGGCCTACCTCGCTGAAATCGAGCAAGTGAGAGGCCATTTCCAAGTAGCCGTCACCCACTTAGAAGAGGTTCTGCGTTTAGTGGGAGATCAAGCTGTTGATTCCGTCCGCGTCGTCTTTGATATTGATCTTGGGATCGCCTATTATTGGAAGGGAGATTTGATCCAAGCTCGCCGCTGTTTTGACAGAGCACAGAAGATTTTGTTCAGTGTTCGCTTCCCTTGGAAGGAAGAATTGCTCGAATTTTACCAATCCTTGATTGCTTGTCAGCAAGGGGATCAGGAGAAGGTTGCGGATTATCTGGCTCGAAAAGAAAGGACGATGAATCCATCTGCTAATTCACGGGATAAGGGGATGGTTCATTATCTATTAGCTTTCTTATCTGATCAAAAGGAGAAGGGGGAAGAGCTCGATCCTGCCCTGAGCACCTTCTTGAAAGAAGATAAGAATTACTACAAGAAAGTGGCAGAACAACACTTGAATCCTTACAGAGATCGTCAGTTTCTTAAGAAATTAAAAGACCTGTAG
- a CDS encoding APC family permease has product MNGAHKQSIEEQEKAKFSFSGATLYGINAVIGSGIFLLPQKIYSGLGPASLAVMFGVAILVMLLSACLAETAGYFDKNGGAMQYSKAAFGDFVGFNVGILGWAVTVIAWAAMLAGFAKIFIITFPAFEGYNLPISIGMLILLSLMNIAGLKTSKMFTLTATVAKLIPIVLFSLFAIFFIPGGVSKGNFTPFLQLESGTNLFSSISSTAVYIFYGFIGFETMSIVAGEMRNPEKNVPRAILGSISIVSVLYMLIIAGTIAMLGGRIMQTGAPVQDAFVEMIGPIGAPLVSYGALISIAGLNIGESIMVPRFGAALATEKLLPEGLGKTNSKNAPVIAIIISGIFAFLLLLSGSFETLATFSVVFRFFQYIPTALAAIKLRKMYPDKKVTFRVPFGPVIPVLAVVISILMIAGDNLMNFVWGAIGLVIASGLYFVFHGDKLHKSKTLPH; this is encoded by the coding sequence ATGAACGGAGCACATAAACAGTCGATTGAGGAACAAGAAAAAGCGAAATTCAGCTTTAGCGGTGCCACTCTTTACGGTATCAACGCCGTAATCGGATCTGGTATCTTCCTCCTTCCTCAAAAAATTTATTCTGGCCTCGGACCAGCTTCTCTAGCTGTCATGTTCGGGGTTGCCATTCTCGTCATGCTACTATCAGCCTGTCTGGCTGAAACAGCTGGCTACTTCGACAAAAACGGTGGAGCCATGCAATACTCAAAAGCCGCTTTCGGAGACTTCGTTGGCTTTAACGTTGGGATTCTCGGTTGGGCCGTTACTGTTATCGCTTGGGCTGCCATGTTAGCCGGATTTGCTAAGATCTTCATCATCACCTTCCCAGCATTTGAAGGCTACAACCTTCCGATCAGTATCGGTATGCTGATTCTCTTGAGTCTGATGAACATTGCCGGTCTGAAAACCTCTAAGATGTTTACTCTGACAGCTACTGTTGCAAAATTAATTCCAATTGTCCTCTTCTCACTCTTTGCCATCTTCTTCATTCCCGGTGGCGTGAGCAAGGGCAACTTCACACCTTTCCTTCAATTGGAAAGTGGAACAAACCTCTTCAGTTCTATTTCTAGTACAGCCGTCTACATCTTCTACGGTTTCATCGGATTTGAAACCATGTCTATCGTTGCAGGGGAAATGCGCAACCCTGAAAAGAACGTTCCCCGCGCTATTCTAGGTTCTATCAGTATTGTATCTGTTCTCTACATGTTGATCATCGCAGGAACAATCGCCATGCTTGGTGGTCGCATTATGCAAACTGGTGCACCAGTACAAGACGCATTTGTCGAAATGATTGGCCCTATCGGAGCTCCACTCGTTTCTTACGGAGCCCTCATTTCAATCGCCGGTCTAAACATCGGTGAATCCATCATGGTCCCTCGTTTTGGTGCCGCATTAGCAACTGAAAAACTCTTGCCAGAAGGGCTTGGAAAAACAAACTCTAAGAATGCCCCTGTCATTGCCATTATCATTTCTGGTATCTTCGCCTTCTTACTCTTGTTATCTGGCTCTTTCGAAACATTAGCAACCTTCAGTGTTGTCTTCCGTTTCTTCCAATACATTCCAACTGCTTTGGCAGCCATCAAACTCAGAAAAATGTACCCAGACAAAAAGGTTACCTTCCGAGTACCATTTGGTCCTGTTATCCCAGTTCTAGCTGTTGTGATCAGTATCTTGATGATTGCAGGGGACAACCTAATGAACTTTGTTTGGGGTGCCATCGGTCTCGTGATCGCAAGTGGACTCTACTTTGTTTTCCACGGCGATAAACTACATAAATCGAAAACCCTTCCTCACTAA
- a CDS encoding formate--tetrahydrofolate ligase, producing MVLSDIEIANSVQMKPITDIAAELGLTEDDISLYGKYKAKIDSNQLEQLKDKEDGKLILVTAISPTPAGEGKTTTSVGLVDALSAIGEKAVIALREPSLGPVFGIKGGAAGGGYAQVVPMEDINLHFTGDFHAIGIANNLLAALIDNHIHHGNELGIDSRRITWKRVVDMNDRQLRHIVDGLQGKTNGVPREDGFDITVASEIMAILCLSENILDLKERLDRIIIGYNYQGQPVTAKDLKAGGAMAAVLKDAIHPNLVQTLEHTPAIIHGGPFANIAHGCNSVLATKLALKYADYVVTEAGFGADLGAEKFIDIKCRIAGLKPAAVVLVATIRALKMHGGVAKADLATENVQAVIDGLPNLDKHLANIQEVYGLPVVVAINKFPLDTEAELEAVYESCKKRHVDVVISDVWAHGGAGGRDLAEKVIQLAQEENHFSYVYDEEDSIETKLTKIVTKVYGGKGISLTPAAKRELKELEALGFSNYPICMAKTQYSFSDDAKKMGAPKDFTVKISNLKVAAGAGFIVALTGTIMTMPGLPKVPASEKIDIDAHGNITGLF from the coding sequence ATGGTTTTATCGGATATTGAAATCGCCAATTCTGTCCAAATGAAGCCCATCACCGATATCGCTGCTGAACTTGGATTGACCGAAGACGATATTTCGCTCTACGGAAAATACAAGGCAAAAATTGATAGCAACCAACTGGAACAACTCAAGGATAAGGAAGATGGAAAGCTAATCCTCGTGACAGCCATCTCACCAACACCTGCTGGAGAAGGAAAGACAACCACCTCTGTTGGCTTGGTCGATGCTCTTTCAGCTATTGGTGAAAAAGCCGTCATTGCCCTGCGCGAACCTTCTCTTGGCCCTGTTTTTGGGATCAAGGGTGGAGCTGCCGGTGGCGGGTACGCCCAAGTGGTTCCAATGGAAGATATCAACCTTCACTTTACCGGAGACTTCCATGCCATTGGGATTGCCAACAACTTGCTTGCAGCCTTGATTGACAACCACATCCATCACGGCAATGAGTTGGGCATCGATTCTCGTCGCATCACCTGGAAACGGGTGGTCGATATGAACGACCGCCAACTCCGTCATATTGTCGATGGTCTTCAAGGAAAAACAAACGGAGTTCCTCGTGAAGATGGCTTTGACATCACCGTGGCTTCTGAAATCATGGCTATTCTCTGTCTCTCAGAAAATATCCTTGACCTCAAAGAACGCCTCGATCGCATCATTATCGGGTACAACTACCAAGGACAACCAGTCACAGCTAAAGACCTCAAGGCTGGAGGTGCTATGGCAGCCGTCCTCAAAGATGCCATCCATCCAAACTTGGTACAAACCTTAGAACATACTCCTGCTATCATCCACGGCGGACCTTTTGCCAATATTGCTCATGGCTGTAACAGTGTGCTGGCTACTAAACTAGCTCTCAAATATGCAGACTATGTTGTGACAGAAGCTGGTTTTGGAGCAGACTTAGGTGCTGAAAAATTCATTGATATCAAGTGCCGCATTGCCGGACTCAAACCTGCTGCCGTAGTCCTCGTCGCAACCATCCGAGCCCTCAAGATGCATGGTGGAGTTGCCAAAGCAGACTTGGCTACCGAAAATGTCCAAGCCGTTATCGATGGACTACCAAACCTAGACAAACACTTGGCCAACATTCAAGAAGTCTATGGTCTACCAGTGGTCGTTGCCATTAACAAATTCCCACTGGATACAGAAGCAGAGCTAGAAGCTGTCTATGAATCTTGTAAGAAACGCCATGTAGATGTGGTCATTTCAGATGTCTGGGCACATGGTGGAGCTGGTGGTCGTGACTTGGCTGAAAAAGTCATTCAACTGGCTCAAGAAGAAAACCACTTCTCTTATGTCTATGACGAAGAAGACAGCATTGAAACAAAATTGACCAAGATCGTCACAAAAGTCTATGGTGGTAAAGGCATCAGCTTAACACCAGCGGCCAAACGCGAACTCAAAGAATTGGAAGCTCTTGGCTTCTCAAACTACCCAATCTGTATGGCCAAAACCCAATATTCCTTCTCAGACGATGCGAAGAAGATGGGAGCACCAAAAGATTTCACAGTTAAAATCAGTAACCTTAAGGTGGCTGCCGGAGCTGGCTTCATCGTAGCTCTCACTGGTACCATTATGACCATGCCTGGCCTACCTAAAGTTCCTGCCAGTGAAAAGATTGATATCGATGCCCACGGCAATATCACTGGTCTCTTTTAA
- the hutH gene encoding histidine ammonia-lyase, with protein sequence MTQLIHLDGNSLTLEEVIAVARHGAQCELDEQAKEAVIASRKIVDDIVREKRVVYGVTTGFGSLCNVSISPEDTVQLQENLIRTHSSGFGDPLPEDAVRAIMLIRINSLLKGYSGIRLSTVEKLLELLNKGVTPYIPEKGSLGASGDLAPLSHMVLPMLGLGRAYYKGELLSGQEALDRAGIEKIQLAAKEGLALINGTTVLTGIGALATYDGIQLLKLSDIAGALSMEVHNGITSPFEEDLHSIRPQSGQLATARNIRNLLEGSKNTTVATQQRVQDPYTLRCIPQIHGASKDSIAYVKEKVEIEINSVTDNPIITKEGHVISGGNFHGEPMAQPFDFLGIALSEIGNVSERRVERLVNSQLSKLPSFLVKHPGLNSGFMITQYACASLASENKILAHPASVDSIPSCENQEDFVSMGTTAARKAAEILKNSRRIVATEIMAACQALDLKPENHELGKGTKPAYELIRQKLNFIEFDKDIEIFEELNKASAVVESEEFLATIEKAVDLSIQY encoded by the coding sequence ATGACTCAATTGATTCATTTAGATGGTAATAGCTTAACACTCGAAGAAGTCATCGCTGTCGCTCGGCACGGTGCCCAATGTGAGCTTGATGAACAAGCCAAAGAAGCCGTTATCGCATCCCGTAAAATCGTTGATGACATTGTCCGGGAAAAACGAGTCGTCTATGGTGTAACCACTGGCTTTGGTTCCCTCTGTAATGTCAGCATCTCTCCAGAAGATACTGTTCAACTGCAAGAAAACCTGATCCGAACTCACTCATCTGGCTTCGGTGATCCACTTCCTGAAGATGCTGTTCGTGCCATCATGCTGATCCGTATCAACTCACTCTTGAAAGGTTATTCTGGCATTCGTCTGTCAACCGTTGAAAAACTGTTAGAATTGCTCAACAAAGGAGTCACTCCTTATATCCCTGAAAAAGGCTCTCTCGGAGCTTCTGGAGACCTTGCTCCTCTTTCTCATATGGTTTTACCAATGTTGGGCCTTGGACGTGCCTACTACAAAGGAGAACTTCTCAGTGGTCAAGAAGCCTTAGATCGTGCTGGAATTGAAAAGATCCAATTAGCTGCCAAAGAAGGGCTTGCCTTGATCAATGGTACGACTGTCCTAACCGGTATCGGTGCTCTTGCGACTTATGATGGTATCCAATTGCTCAAACTCTCTGATATCGCTGGTGCTCTCTCAATGGAAGTTCACAATGGAATTACCAGTCCATTCGAAGAAGACCTTCATTCCATCCGCCCACAAAGTGGACAATTGGCAACTGCTCGCAACATCCGTAACCTTCTTGAAGGAAGTAAGAATACCACTGTTGCGACTCAACAACGGGTACAAGATCCTTATACACTTCGCTGTATCCCTCAAATACATGGAGCCAGCAAGGATTCTATTGCTTACGTAAAAGAAAAAGTTGAAATCGAAATCAACTCTGTCACAGATAACCCAATCATTACCAAAGAAGGACACGTCATCTCAGGAGGTAACTTCCACGGTGAACCAATGGCGCAACCATTTGACTTCTTAGGCATTGCCCTTTCTGAAATTGGGAACGTATCTGAACGTCGGGTGGAACGCTTGGTCAACAGCCAACTCAGTAAATTACCATCCTTCTTAGTCAAACACCCTGGACTCAACTCAGGCTTCATGATTACCCAGTATGCTTGTGCATCCCTTGCATCGGAAAATAAAATTTTGGCTCACCCTGCTAGTGTCGATTCTATTCCATCTTGTGAAAACCAAGAAGATTTCGTCAGCATGGGAACGACTGCCGCTCGTAAAGCAGCAGAAATTCTTAAAAACTCACGTCGCATCGTTGCTACTGAAATCATGGCAGCTTGCCAAGCCTTGGATCTCAAGCCAGAAAATCATGAACTTGGTAAAGGTACAAAACCAGCTTATGAGCTGATTCGTCAAAAACTGAACTTCATTGAATTTGACAAAGATATCGAAATCTTTGAAGAACTTAATAAAGCATCTGCTGTTGTCGAAAGCGAAGAATTCTTAGCAACCATCGAAAAAGCAGTTGACTTAAGCATTCAATACTGA
- the ftcD gene encoding glutamate formimidoyltransferase: protein MAKIVECIPNFSEGRNQAVIDGLAATAKSIPGVTLLDYSSDASHNRSVFTLVGDEESIQEVAFQLVKYASENIDMTKHEGEHPRMGATDVCPFVPVKDITTAECVEIANKVAERINRELGIPIFLYEDAATRPERKNLAKVRKGQFEGMPEKLLEEDWKPDYGERKIHPTAGVTAVGVRMPLVAFNINLDTDDLEIANKISKIIRGSSGGYKYCKAIGVMLEDRNIAQVSINMVNLEQFPLYRVVETVRFEAQRYGVRIIGTELIGLAPAKALIDSAEYYLQLEDFDYSKQVLENHLLG, encoded by the coding sequence ATGGCAAAAATTGTTGAGTGTATTCCAAACTTCTCTGAAGGACGCAATCAAGCTGTGATCGACGGATTAGCAGCAACAGCAAAAAGTATTCCAGGTGTCACTTTACTAGACTACTCGTCTGACGCCAGTCACAACCGCAGCGTCTTTACACTCGTTGGGGATGAAGAAAGCATTCAAGAAGTGGCTTTCCAATTGGTGAAATACGCTTCTGAAAACATTGATATGACCAAGCACGAAGGCGAACACCCTCGTATGGGGGCAACAGACGTTTGTCCATTCGTTCCCGTTAAAGATATCACTACAGCTGAATGCGTTGAGATTGCTAACAAAGTAGCCGAACGCATCAATCGTGAATTAGGTATTCCAATCTTCCTTTATGAAGATGCTGCAACTCGCCCAGAACGGAAGAACTTGGCGAAAGTGCGTAAAGGACAATTTGAAGGAATGCCAGAAAAATTGTTGGAAGAAGACTGGAAGCCAGACTACGGTGAACGCAAGATTCACCCAACTGCAGGGGTTACAGCTGTCGGTGTCCGGATGCCACTCGTTGCTTTCAATATCAACCTTGATACAGACGATCTAGAGATTGCCAATAAGATTTCTAAAATCATTCGTGGATCAAGCGGTGGATACAAATACTGTAAAGCGATCGGTGTCATGCTAGAAGATCGCAACATCGCCCAAGTCTCCATCAATATGGTCAACTTGGAACAATTCCCATTGTATCGTGTTGTGGAAACCGTTCGTTTCGAAGCGCAACGCTATGGTGTTCGCATCATCGGAACAGAACTCATTGGACTGGCTCCTGCTAAGGCTTTGATCGACTCTGCTGAATACTACTTACAATTAGAAGACTTTGACTACAGCAAACAAGTCTTGGAAAATCACTTGTTGGGTTAG